The sequence ACTTCCAATCTCTGCAAAATCTCTGTCGAAATAATAGCGCTTCCAATTTCATCACAATTCTACGAAATGTTTATCCCTGGCGGGAAGAATCCAGATATTAATGTTTACGTTAGCCCTCTAAACGATGATTCAGAAATTAATTCTTTGGTTGGCCCTCCAAATGATGAGGGGCGTGGGGATAATGAATGGAACGATTATCTTCTAATGGTGGGAGTACTGTCTCTATGTATGCTTATTTCCGTCATTGTTATTTTGTATTACGTATACTTTCGTATGGATTCCCATGCACAGCACCGGCGGCGGCGGAGGTCCCGGATTTCGAGAGGTCGTAGGTTTTCTTTGAGAGGAGGAGATGAACACTTTTGTTCTCCGGCGACACAAAATTTATGCAGGGAAGTCGTAGATGCCCTTCCGGTTTTTGTCTACAAGCCGGAATATTTCAAAGACGGATTAAGCTGTGCTGTTTGTCTGAGTGAATTCGAGGAGAACGAAAAAGCCAGATTACTGCCCAACTGTAATCATATCTTTCATGTGGAGTGTGTTAATATGTGGTTTTATTCCCATTCCACTTGTCCTCTTTGCAGAGCCAACGTTGAGAAGCAGTCTGATGAGTCTGTGCAGACTGGCAATAGAGCAGTGGAGATTTCAGTCATGGAAGAAGAAGTGGGGATAGATCACAAGGCAGTAGAAAGCAGTAGAAGTGGAGAAGAACAGGTGGAATGCATTGATGGCGAGAGTAACAGTGTTAGTATTGATATCCCAACTAGGGAAAAGTAGAATTCTTTATATATACCTAGTATTTCTATATGATGGTAGTTGTTCAGGGGAAGCCAGCCAACAGACTATATATCATCGATCACATGTTCGACTCACGTTAGGGAAGGAAATAATGTACATACGGTTTGGTTTTCAATTTTGTGTAGGCGAGAGTGATCAGAATaaaatttgaaatagttgaaaaaaacattttcatatttttttcagtttttctatgtgttagtaaatggcatttttgaaggccttcaaggcatttttagcccttgaaagctaGGCCTATCCTTTCAAATCTTCGccttcaactcttggagacctttccaacagtta is a genomic window of Cryptomeria japonica chromosome 7, Sugi_1.0, whole genome shotgun sequence containing:
- the LOC131074252 gene encoding RING-H2 finger protein ATL2-like, whose translation is MFIPGGKNPDINVYVSPLNDDSEINSLVGPPNDEGRGDNEWNDYLLMVGVLSLCMLISVIVILYYVYFRMDSHAQHRRRRRSRISRGRRFSLRGGDEHFCSPATQNLCREVVDALPVFVYKPEYFKDGLSCAVCLSEFEENEKARLLPNCNHIFHVECVNMWFYSHSTCPLCRANVEKQSDESVQTGNRAVEISVMEEEVGIDHKAVESSRSGEEQVECIDGESNSVSIDIPTREK